The Pseudomonas iranensis genome includes a window with the following:
- a CDS encoding response regulator has translation MIRVLVAEDHTIVREGIKQLIGLAKDLQVVGEASNGEQLLETLRSVPCEVVLLDISMPGVNGLEAIPRIRALNNPPAILVLSMHDEAQMAARALKVGAAGYATKDSDPALLLTAIRKVAAGGRYIDPELADRMVFEVGLTDTRPLHSLLSEREFSVFERLAQGANVNDIAQQLALSSKTISTHKARLMQKLNITSLAELVKYAMEHKLL, from the coding sequence GTGATCCGTGTACTGGTAGCCGAAGACCACACCATCGTCCGTGAAGGCATCAAGCAATTGATTGGCCTGGCCAAAGATCTGCAAGTAGTGGGGGAGGCGAGCAATGGCGAGCAACTGCTCGAAACCCTGCGCAGCGTGCCGTGCGAGGTGGTGTTGCTGGACATCTCCATGCCCGGCGTCAATGGCCTGGAAGCGATCCCGCGCATTCGGGCGCTGAACAATCCGCCGGCGATTCTGGTGCTGTCGATGCACGACGAAGCGCAAATGGCCGCTCGCGCATTGAAGGTCGGCGCGGCCGGGTATGCGACCAAGGACAGCGATCCGGCGCTGCTGCTCACGGCGATCCGCAAGGTCGCGGCGGGCGGGCGCTACATTGACCCGGAACTGGCCGACCGCATGGTCTTCGAAGTCGGCCTGACCGATACCCGGCCGCTGCATTCGCTGTTGTCAGAACGCGAATTCTCGGTGTTCGAACGCCTCGCTCAGGGCGCCAACGTCAACGACATCGCCCAGCAACTGGCCTTGAGCAGCAAGACCATCAGCACCCACAAGGCGCGGCTTATGCAGAAGCTCAACATCACCTCGTTGGCTGAACTGGTGAAATACGCGATGGAGCACAAACTGCTCTGA
- a CDS encoding iron-containing alcohol dehydrogenase, producing MSLSQFKIAHKLITGAAAIEQLAAELTRLDIDNPLIVTDAALVKSGTVELALVQLGGREYEIFDRVLPDPEIAIVEDCMRAYREGGHDGLIGLGGGSAIDIAKSVAAYAGYHGALEDLFGVDQVPRKGPPLIAIPTTAGTGSEVTNVAILSDKVAQLKKGIVSDYLLPDVALVSPQMTLTCPRSVTAASGVDALVHAIESYLSVNASPITDSLAIGAIKLIASALPKAYANGANLQAREDMATASLMAGMAFGNAGVGAVHALAYPLGGRFNIAHGVSNALLLPYVMTWNKMACVERMQDIAEAMGVKTAHLSASEAADKAVQAMTDLCAAVEIPAGLRSFGVPEEAIPAMAVEAAGIERLMRNNPRKLSAGDIEKIYRAAY from the coding sequence ATGAGTCTGTCCCAGTTCAAAATCGCTCACAAACTGATCACCGGCGCCGCAGCCATCGAACAACTGGCCGCCGAACTCACCCGCCTCGACATCGACAACCCGTTGATCGTCACCGACGCCGCGCTGGTCAAGTCCGGTACTGTCGAGCTGGCGCTGGTGCAACTCGGCGGGCGCGAATACGAGATTTTCGACCGTGTACTGCCCGATCCGGAAATCGCCATCGTCGAAGACTGCATGCGCGCCTATCGCGAAGGCGGGCATGACGGCTTGATCGGCCTCGGGGGCGGCAGCGCCATCGATATTGCCAAGAGTGTCGCCGCCTACGCCGGTTACCACGGTGCGCTGGAAGATCTGTTCGGTGTCGATCAGGTGCCGCGCAAGGGCCCGCCGCTGATCGCCATTCCGACCACCGCTGGCACCGGCTCTGAAGTTACCAACGTGGCGATCCTCTCGGACAAGGTCGCGCAGTTGAAGAAAGGCATCGTCAGCGACTATCTGTTGCCGGACGTGGCGCTGGTCAGTCCGCAAATGACCCTGACCTGCCCACGCAGCGTCACCGCCGCCAGTGGTGTCGATGCACTGGTGCACGCTATCGAATCCTATCTGTCGGTGAACGCCTCGCCGATCACCGACTCCCTCGCCATCGGCGCAATCAAGCTGATCGCCAGCGCTCTGCCCAAGGCCTACGCCAACGGCGCCAATCTGCAAGCGCGCGAAGACATGGCCACCGCCAGCCTGATGGCCGGCATGGCGTTCGGTAACGCCGGGGTGGGTGCGGTGCATGCGCTGGCCTACCCGCTGGGCGGGCGCTTCAACATTGCCCACGGCGTCAGCAACGCCTTGCTGCTGCCCTATGTGATGACCTGGAACAAAATGGCCTGCGTCGAACGCATGCAGGATATTGCCGAAGCCATGGGCGTGAAGACCGCTCATCTGAGTGCCAGCGAAGCTGCGGACAAAGCCGTGCAGGCCATGACCGACCTGTGCGCCGCGGTGGAAATCCCTGCCGGGCTGCGCAGTTTCGGCGTGCCTGAGGAAGCAATTCCGGCGATGGCGGTGGAGGCCGCCGGCATCGAGCGCTTGATGCGCAACAACCCGCGCAAACTCAGCGCCGGCGACATCGAGAAGATCTACCGCGCGGCTTACTGA
- the trpE gene encoding anthranilate synthase component I, translating into MNREEFLRLAADGYNRIPLACETLADFDTPLSIYLKLADQPNSYLLESVQGGEKWGRYSIIGLPCRTVLRVHDHHVSITVDGVETESHDVEDPLAFVETFKARYNVPTIAGLPRFNGGLVGYFGYDCVRYVEKRLGKCPNPDPLGVPDILLMVSDAVVVFDNLAGKMHAIVLADPAQADAFEQGQARLQELLEQLRQPITPRRGLDFSKQQSADPVFRSSFTQDDYEKAVDTIKEYILAGDCMQVVPSQRMSIDFKAAPIDLYRALRCFNPTPYMYFFNFGDFHVVGSSPEVLVRVEDNLITVRPIAGTRPRGATEEADVALEQDLLSDDKEIAEHLMLIDLGRNDTGRVSEIGSVKLTEKMVIERYSNVMHIVSNVTGQLKSGLTAMDALRAILPAGTLSGAPKIRAMEIIDELEPVKRGVYGGAVGYFAWNGNMDTAIAIRTAVIKNGELHVQAGGGIVADSVPALEWEETLNKRRAMFRAVALAEQTPDA; encoded by the coding sequence ATGAATCGCGAAGAATTCCTGCGTCTGGCCGCTGACGGCTATAACCGCATCCCGCTGGCCTGCGAAACCCTGGCCGACTTCGACACGCCGCTGTCGATCTACCTGAAACTGGCCGACCAGCCCAACTCCTACCTGCTCGAGTCGGTGCAGGGCGGCGAGAAATGGGGCCGTTATTCGATCATCGGCTTGCCGTGCCGCACCGTGCTGCGGGTTCATGATCATCACGTCAGCATCACCGTGGATGGCGTCGAGACCGAAAGCCATGACGTCGAAGACCCGCTGGCCTTCGTTGAAACCTTCAAAGCGCGCTACAACGTGCCGACCATCGCCGGCCTGCCGCGCTTCAACGGTGGACTGGTGGGTTACTTCGGTTACGACTGTGTGCGCTATGTCGAGAAGCGTCTGGGCAAATGCCCGAACCCGGATCCGCTGGGCGTGCCGGACATTCTGCTGATGGTTTCCGACGCCGTTGTAGTGTTCGACAACCTGGCCGGCAAGATGCACGCGATCGTTCTCGCCGACCCTGCGCAGGCCGATGCGTTCGAGCAAGGTCAGGCGCGTTTGCAGGAACTGCTCGAGCAACTGCGTCAGCCGATCACCCCGCGTCGTGGCCTGGATTTCAGCAAACAGCAATCGGCCGATCCGGTGTTCCGTTCCAGTTTCACTCAGGACGATTACGAAAAAGCCGTCGACACCATCAAGGAATACATCCTCGCCGGCGACTGCATGCAGGTCGTGCCGTCGCAGCGTATGTCGATCGACTTCAAAGCTGCGCCGATCGATCTGTACCGTGCCCTGCGGTGCTTCAACCCGACGCCGTACATGTACTTCTTCAACTTCGGCGATTTCCATGTCGTCGGCAGTTCGCCGGAAGTGCTGGTGCGCGTCGAAGACAATCTGATCACCGTGCGCCCGATCGCCGGCACGCGCCCACGCGGTGCCACCGAAGAAGCCGATGTGGCGCTGGAGCAGGATCTGCTCTCGGATGACAAGGAGATCGCCGAGCACTTGATGCTGATCGATCTGGGTCGCAACGATACCGGGCGAGTCTCGGAAATCGGCTCGGTGAAGCTCACCGAGAAAATGGTCATCGAACGCTATTCCAACGTGATGCACATCGTCTCCAACGTCACCGGCCAGTTGAAGTCGGGCCTGACCGCGATGGACGCACTGCGGGCGATTCTGCCGGCGGGTACGTTGTCGGGCGCACCGAAGATTCGCGCGATGGAAATCATCGACGAGCTGGAGCCGGTCAAGCGCGGTGTGTACGGCGGCGCGGTCGGTTACTTCGCCTGGAACGGCAACATGGACACCGCCATTGCCATTCGCACGGCAGTGATCAAGAACGGCGAATTGCACGTGCAGGCCGGCGGCGGCATCGTTGCCGACTCGGTGCCGGCGCTGGAATGGGAAGAAACCCTGAACAAGCGCCGCGCGATGTTCCGCGCCGTGGCCCTGGCCGAGCAAACCCCGGACGCCTGA
- the rpe gene encoding ribulose-phosphate 3-epimerase: MQPFVIAPSILSADFARLGEEVDNVLAAGADFVHFDVMDNHYVPNLTIGPMVCAALRKYGVTAPIDAHLMVSPVDRIVGDFIEAGATYITFHPEATLHVDRSLQLIREGGCKSGLVFNPATPLDVLKYVIDKVDMVLLMSVNPGFGGQKFIPGTLDKLREARAIIDASGRDIRLEIDGGVNVNNIREIAAAGADTFVAGSAIFNAPNYQEVIDKMRSELALARP; this comes from the coding sequence ATGCAGCCCTTCGTAATTGCTCCGTCGATCCTCTCCGCCGACTTCGCCCGCCTCGGCGAGGAAGTGGACAACGTTCTCGCCGCCGGCGCCGACTTCGTCCACTTCGATGTCATGGACAACCACTACGTACCGAACCTGACGATCGGCCCGATGGTCTGCGCGGCACTGCGCAAGTACGGCGTCACCGCGCCGATCGACGCGCACCTGATGGTCAGCCCGGTGGACCGCATCGTCGGCGACTTCATCGAAGCCGGCGCGACTTACATCACCTTCCACCCGGAAGCCACGCTGCACGTCGATCGCTCGCTGCAACTGATCCGCGAAGGCGGCTGCAAGTCCGGTCTGGTGTTCAATCCGGCGACTCCGCTGGACGTGCTCAAGTACGTGATCGACAAGGTCGACATGGTTCTGCTGATGAGCGTCAACCCGGGCTTCGGCGGGCAAAAGTTCATTCCCGGCACCCTCGACAAATTGCGTGAAGCGCGGGCGATCATCGACGCTTCCGGTCGCGACATCCGCCTGGAAATCGACGGCGGCGTCAACGTCAACAATATCCGCGAAATTGCCGCTGCTGGCGCTGATACCTTCGTCGCCGGCTCGGCCATTTTCAACGCGCCGAACTATCAGGAAGTCATCGACAAGATGCGTTCCGAACTGGCACTGGCGCGCCCATGA
- a CDS encoding ABC transporter substrate-binding protein, producing MLRSLKFTALTLGLMGATGAMAAGPDLTVVSFGGANKAAQVKAFYAPWEAAGNGKIVAGEYNGEMAKVKAMVDTKSVSWDLVEVESPELSRGCDEDMFEQLDPALFGKTEDYVKGAIQPCGVGFFVWSTVLAYNADKLKTAPTSWADFWDTKKFPGKRGLRKGAKYTLEFALMADGVAPKDVYKELASKGGQDRAFKKLDELKPSIQWWEAGAQPPQYLASGDVVMSSAYNGRIAAVQKESNLKVVWNGGIYDFDAWAIPKGLDAKRAEAAKKFIAFSVQPQQQKTYSENIAYGPANTQAVPLLAKDVLKDMPTTPENIANQVQIDVSFWADNGEQLEQRFNSWAAK from the coding sequence ATGTTGAGATCCCTGAAGTTCACCGCCCTGACTCTGGGCCTGATGGGTGCCACCGGCGCAATGGCTGCCGGCCCGGACTTGACCGTGGTGTCGTTTGGCGGGGCGAACAAGGCGGCGCAAGTCAAAGCCTTCTATGCACCGTGGGAAGCGGCGGGTAACGGCAAGATCGTTGCCGGCGAATACAACGGCGAGATGGCCAAGGTCAAAGCCATGGTCGACACCAAGAGCGTGTCGTGGGATCTGGTCGAAGTTGAATCGCCAGAGCTGTCCCGTGGTTGCGACGAAGACATGTTCGAGCAACTCGACCCGGCGCTGTTCGGCAAGACCGAAGACTACGTCAAAGGCGCCATTCAGCCGTGCGGCGTAGGTTTCTTTGTGTGGTCTACCGTGCTGGCCTACAACGCCGACAAGCTGAAGACCGCACCGACCAGTTGGGCGGATTTCTGGGACACGAAGAAATTCCCGGGCAAGCGCGGCCTGCGCAAAGGCGCCAAGTACACCCTCGAATTCGCGCTGATGGCCGATGGTGTGGCGCCGAAAGACGTCTACAAAGAGCTGGCGAGCAAGGGCGGCCAGGATCGCGCCTTCAAGAAACTCGATGAGCTCAAGCCAAGCATTCAGTGGTGGGAAGCCGGCGCACAACCGCCGCAATACCTCGCTTCCGGCGACGTGGTGATGAGTTCGGCCTACAACGGTCGCATCGCGGCGGTGCAGAAAGAATCCAACCTGAAAGTGGTGTGGAACGGCGGCATCTACGACTTCGACGCCTGGGCCATCCCGAAAGGTCTGGACGCCAAGCGCGCCGAAGCGGCGAAGAAGTTCATTGCCTTCTCGGTGCAGCCGCAGCAGCAGAAGACCTACTCGGAAAACATCGCCTACGGCCCGGCCAACACCCAAGCCGTGCCGCTGCTGGCCAAGGATGTCCTGAAAGACATGCCGACCACCCCGGAAAACATCGCCAACCAGGTGCAGATCGACGTCAGCTTCTGGGCTGATAACGGCGAACAACTGGAACAGCGCTTCAATTCCTGGGCGGCGAAATAA
- a CDS encoding ABC transporter permease has protein sequence MLSPYMSPIERVWFYSLRILCGLILLFLILPVLVIIPLSFNSGSFLVYPLQGFSLQWYHDFFASAEWMRALKNSIIVAPAATVLAMIFGTLAAIGLTRGDFPGKSLVMALVISPMVVPVVIIGVASYLFFAPLGLGNSFFSLIVVHAVLGVPFVIITVSATLQGFNHNLVRAAASLGASPLTAFRRVTLPLIAPGVISGALFAFATSFDEVVVTLFLAGPEQATLPRQMFSGIRENLSPTIAAAATLLIAFSVILLLTLEWLRGRSEKLRSAQV, from the coding sequence ATGCTGAGTCCTTACATGTCGCCCATCGAACGGGTGTGGTTCTACAGCCTGCGGATCCTCTGCGGCCTGATTCTGTTGTTCCTGATCCTGCCGGTGCTGGTGATCATTCCGCTGTCGTTCAACTCGGGGAGTTTCCTGGTCTATCCGCTGCAAGGTTTCTCGCTGCAGTGGTACCACGACTTCTTCGCCTCGGCGGAATGGATGCGCGCGCTGAAGAACAGCATCATCGTCGCCCCGGCGGCGACGGTGCTGGCGATGATTTTCGGCACGCTGGCGGCGATCGGCCTGACCCGTGGCGACTTCCCAGGCAAGTCACTGGTGATGGCGCTGGTGATTTCGCCGATGGTGGTGCCGGTGGTGATCATCGGCGTGGCGAGTTATCTGTTCTTCGCGCCGCTGGGGCTGGGCAACAGCTTCTTCTCGCTGATCGTCGTGCATGCGGTATTGGGTGTGCCGTTTGTGATCATCACCGTGTCGGCGACGTTGCAGGGTTTTAATCACAATCTGGTGCGTGCTGCTGCGAGTCTCGGCGCATCGCCGCTGACTGCATTCCGCCGGGTGACCTTGCCGCTGATTGCGCCGGGAGTGATTTCCGGGGCGCTGTTTGCCTTTGCCACTTCTTTCGATGAAGTGGTGGTGACGCTGTTTCTTGCCGGGCCTGAGCAGGCGACATTGCCTCGGCAGATGTTCAGCGGGATTCGCGAGAACCTCAGCCCGACGATTGCCGCTGCGGCGACGTTGCTGATTGCCTTCTCGGTGATTCTGCTGCTGACACTGGAATGGCTACGTGGCCGCAGCGAAAAACTGCGGTCTGCTCAGGTTTAA
- a CDS encoding phosphoglycolate phosphatase, with translation MSGFEQLFPGQLPRLVMFDLDGTLIDSVPDLAAAVDTMLLSLGRPPAGIEAVREWVGNGAPVLVRRALAGGIDHSAVDDAEAERALEIFMEAYGASHELTVVYPGVRDTLKWLHKQGVAMALITNKPERFVAPLLDQMKIGRYFKWIIGGDTLPQKKPDPAALFFVMKMANIPASQSLFVGDSRSDVQAAKAAGVKCVALSYGYNHGRPIAEESPALVIDDLRKLIPGCLDLAGGITLPDAVQPPSGNAIVVVTRKLWMKVIKALARWRWRA, from the coding sequence ATGAGCGGTTTTGAGCAGTTGTTCCCGGGGCAACTGCCACGCTTGGTGATGTTCGATCTGGATGGCACGCTGATCGATTCGGTTCCCGACCTGGCAGCGGCGGTGGACACCATGCTGCTCTCCCTCGGCCGTCCGCCGGCGGGCATCGAAGCGGTGCGCGAATGGGTCGGCAATGGCGCGCCGGTGCTGGTGCGTCGGGCCCTGGCCGGTGGCATCGATCACTCGGCAGTGGATGACGCCGAAGCCGAGCGCGCACTGGAGATTTTCATGGAGGCGTACGGCGCCAGCCATGAGCTGACCGTGGTCTATCCCGGTGTGCGCGACACGCTCAAGTGGCTGCACAAGCAAGGCGTGGCCATGGCGTTGATCACCAACAAGCCGGAGCGCTTCGTCGCGCCCCTGCTCGATCAGATGAAGATCGGCCGCTACTTCAAGTGGATCATCGGCGGCGATACCCTGCCGCAGAAGAAGCCTGACCCGGCGGCGCTGTTTTTCGTGATGAAAATGGCCAATATCCCGGCCTCGCAATCGTTGTTCGTCGGCGACTCGCGCAGCGATGTGCAGGCGGCGAAAGCGGCGGGGGTCAAATGTGTCGCGCTGAGTTATGGCTACAACCATGGCCGGCCGATTGCCGAGGAATCCCCGGCACTGGTGATCGACGATTTGCGCAAACTAATTCCCGGTTGCCTGGATCTGGCCGGTGGGATAACGTTGCCCGACGCAGTTCAACCCCCTTCTGGAAACGCCATCGTGGTGGTCACCCGCAAACTCTGGATGAAAGTCATCAAGGCCCTGGCCCGCTGGCGTTGGCGCGCCTGA
- a CDS encoding ABC transporter permease, protein MAIAVPLNEGASPTLKQKLKHAERVNRWKAQALIAPLVLFLLLVFLVPIVALLYKSVGNPEVVGGMPRTVTAIASWDGRGLPAEPVYKAASEDLAEARKNQTLGDLSKRLNMELAGYRSLLTKTARALPFASEPASYKEALEALDERWGDPAYWQAVKRNTSSITPYYLLAAVDHRIDDLGELAPATPDQAIYLDIFARTFWMGLVITVICLLLAYPLAYLLANLPSRQSNLLMILVLLPFWTSILVRVAAWIVLLQSGGLINSALLAMGIIDKPLELVFNRTGVYISMVHILLPFMILPIYSVMKGISPTYMRAAISLGCHPFASFWRVYFPQTYAGVGAGCLLVFILAIGYYITPALLGSPNDQMVSYFVAFYTNTSINWGMATALGGLLLLATVVLYLIYSWLVGASRLRLS, encoded by the coding sequence ATGGCCATCGCCGTTCCCCTGAACGAGGGCGCCAGCCCCACCTTGAAGCAGAAGCTCAAGCACGCCGAGCGGGTCAACCGCTGGAAAGCCCAGGCGCTGATTGCGCCGCTGGTGCTGTTTCTGCTGCTGGTGTTTCTGGTGCCCATCGTGGCGCTGCTCTATAAAAGCGTCGGCAACCCGGAAGTGGTTGGCGGCATGCCGCGCACTGTCACCGCCATCGCCAGTTGGGACGGTCGTGGTCTGCCCGCCGAGCCGGTGTACAAAGCTGCCAGCGAAGACCTCGCCGAAGCCCGCAAAAACCAGACGCTGGGCGATCTGTCCAAGCGCTTGAACATGGAGTTGGCCGGCTACCGCAGCCTGCTGACCAAAACCGCCCGGGCGCTGCCGTTCGCCAGCGAACCGGCTTCTTATAAAGAAGCGCTGGAAGCGCTCGACGAACGCTGGGGCGACCCGGCCTACTGGCAAGCGGTGAAACGCAACACCAGCAGCATCACTCCGTATTACCTGCTGGCGGCGGTCGATCACCGTATCGATGATCTCGGCGAACTGGCCCCGGCCACCCCGGATCAGGCGATCTACCTCGACATCTTCGCCCGCACGTTCTGGATGGGCCTGGTCATCACCGTGATCTGCCTGCTGCTCGCCTATCCACTGGCTTATCTGCTGGCGAATCTGCCTTCGCGGCAGAGCAACCTGCTGATGATCCTGGTGCTGCTGCCGTTCTGGACTTCGATTCTGGTGCGGGTCGCAGCGTGGATCGTGCTGCTGCAATCGGGCGGCCTGATCAACAGTGCGCTGCTGGCCATGGGCATCATTGATAAACCGCTGGAACTGGTGTTCAACCGCACCGGCGTGTACATCTCGATGGTGCACATTCTGCTGCCGTTCATGATTCTGCCGATCTACAGCGTGATGAAAGGCATCTCGCCGACCTACATGCGCGCGGCGATTTCCCTCGGCTGTCATCCGTTCGCCAGTTTCTGGCGGGTGTACTTCCCGCAGACCTATGCCGGCGTTGGCGCCGGCTGCCTGCTGGTGTTCATCCTCGCGATTGGCTACTACATCACCCCGGCGCTGCTCGGCAGCCCGAACGACCAAATGGTCAGCTACTTCGTCGCTTTCTACACCAACACCAGCATCAACTGGGGCATGGCCACCGCGCTCGGCGGCCTGCTGTTGCTGGCGACCGTGGTGCTTTATCTGATCTACAGCTGGCTGGTCGGCGCCAGTCGCCTGCGCCTGAGCTAA
- a CDS encoding ABC transporter ATP-binding protein, translating into MSQVDTSAGTSDVLVSFRGVQKSYDGENLIVKDLNLDIRKGEFLTLLGPSGSGKTTSLMMLAGFETPTAGEILLSGRSINNVPPHKRDIGMVFQNYALFPHMTVAENLAFPLTVRGLNKSDVSERVKKVLSMVQLDAFASRYPAQLSGGQQQRVALARALVFEPQLVLMDEPLGALDKQLREHMQMEIKHLHQRLGVTVVYVTHDQGEALTMSDRVAVFHQGEIQQIAPPRTLYEEPKNTFVANFIGENNRLNGRLLSQSGERCVVELGRGEKVEALAVNVGQTGEPVTLSIRPERVSLNGSSDQCVNRFSGRVAEFIYLGDHVRVRLEVCGKTDFFVKQPIAELDPALSVGDVVPLGWQVEHVRALDPLLEAH; encoded by the coding sequence ATGAGCCAGGTCGATACAAGCGCAGGGACCAGTGATGTGCTGGTCAGCTTTCGTGGTGTGCAGAAGAGCTACGACGGCGAGAACCTGATCGTCAAAGACCTCAACCTGGACATTCGCAAGGGCGAATTCCTCACCCTGCTCGGGCCGTCCGGTTCCGGCAAGACCACCAGCCTGATGATGCTCGCCGGTTTCGAAACGCCGACCGCCGGTGAAATCCTCCTGTCCGGGCGTTCGATCAACAACGTGCCGCCGCACAAGCGCGATATCGGCATGGTGTTCCAGAACTACGCGCTGTTCCCGCACATGACTGTCGCGGAGAACCTTGCTTTCCCGTTGACCGTGCGCGGCTTGAACAAAAGCGATGTCAGCGAGCGGGTGAAGAAAGTCCTCAGCATGGTTCAGCTCGATGCCTTCGCTTCGCGCTATCCGGCGCAGTTGTCCGGTGGTCAGCAGCAACGTGTGGCACTGGCCCGCGCGCTGGTGTTCGAGCCGCAACTGGTGTTGATGGACGAGCCGCTGGGCGCCCTCGACAAGCAACTGCGTGAACACATGCAGATGGAGATCAAACACCTGCACCAGCGCCTCGGCGTGACCGTGGTCTACGTGACCCACGATCAGGGTGAAGCGCTGACCATGTCTGACCGCGTGGCGGTATTCCATCAGGGCGAGATCCAGCAGATCGCCCCGCCGCGCACGCTCTACGAAGAGCCGAAAAACACCTTTGTCGCCAACTTCATTGGCGAGAACAACCGCCTCAACGGCCGCCTGCTCAGCCAGAGTGGCGAGCGCTGCGTGGTCGAGTTGGGGCGTGGCGAAAAAGTCGAGGCGCTGGCCGTCAACGTCGGTCAGACCGGCGAACCGGTGACTCTGTCGATCCGACCGGAGCGCGTCAGCCTCAACGGTTCGAGCGATCAATGCGTCAACCGCTTCTCAGGGAGGGTGGCGGAATTCATCTATCTGGGCGACCACGTCCGGGTGCGCCTGGAAGTCTGCGGCAAGACCGACTTCTTCGTGAAACAACCGATTGCCGAGCTCGATCCTGCGCTCAGCGTCGGCGACGTGGTTCCGCTTGGCTGGCAGGTCGAGCACGTTCGTGCGCTCGATCCGCTTTTAGAGGCGCACTAA